The sequence AACCCACAATCTAATATGTGCCCCGTTCATAACTTGCCAATGAGCACCACGAAGTAGGATATCCCTGCCCTCAAGCAAGCTTGCCCAAGCCCACGAAGTACGACCACTCTTCTTAGCTTCCAAGAAACTGACATTGGGGAAATATCTACCTTTAAGAACTTTAACCCACAGGGATTGAGGCTCCATCAAAATTCTCCAGCATTGCTTTGCGAGAAGAGCTAAGTTGAACTCGTGGAGGTTGCGAAAGCCCATTCCCCCCTCATGTTTAGGTTGTCCAAGGGTGTCCCAGTTGATCCAATGGAGCTTTCGATTATCTCCATTCTGCCCCCACCAGAAGCCCGCCAAAACAGAATCAATTTCTTTGCAAAGGGTGGTAGGGAATTTGAAGATATTCATGGGATAAGCTGGTACAGCAAGAGCCACCGATTTAATTAAGATTTCACGGCCAGCTTGTGAAAGGCAATGCTGATTCCAGCCATGCACCTTTCGGAGAATTCGATCTTTCACATACACCAACGCTTCCTTCTTTGCTCTGCCCCAAGACGTGGGAAGACCCAGGTATTTCCCTGCATCAGTAACATCGGGCATGCCTAGGATTGCACACATTGAAGCTCGGACATAGGAAGGGGTGTTGGAGCTGAAAACCACATTGGACTTGGTCAAGCTCACTTGTTGTCCAGACGCAGCGCAAAATGCTTGAAGGAGGCGAGAGATATTCTGACAATTTTGGGTGGTGGCTTTCAGAAATATGAGAGTATCATCTGCAAATAATAGGTGGGATAAGGTAGGACCTCCAGAATTCAGCTTAATACCTTGTAACAAATCTGTCTCACAAGCATTTTTTATTAGCAGGGACAAAACTTCactaataaaaagaaataagtaaGGGGAGATTGGGTCTCCCTGTCGGATACCCCGGGATGGGGAGAAGGCTCCACCCCGTTGGCCATTGATCACCACAGTGAAGTTTACCGTTGTTACACAGCTCATGACTAACTGAATCCAACCTGCATTAAACCCCATTTTTTGCATAACCTTCTCAAGAAAATCCCATTCCACGCGGTCATAAGCCTTATTCATATCGAGTTTCACTCCCATCTcaaactttttctttgatttcttgagtTTCAGAGCATGGAAAACTTCATGGGCTACCAGGATGTTATCCTGGATCTGTCGATCAAGAACAAATGCATTTTGAGTTGGGGAGATAATGCTAGGTAGGTGAGGCTTAAGACGGTTGGCCAGAATTTTGGAGAGGATCTTGTAGGAGAAGTTGCACAAGCTAATTGGCCTAAATTGGGAGACAGCTTCAGGATTAGGAATCTTTGGAATAAGGACTATTTGTGTGGAGTTCAAAGGCTTGGGGATGGCTTGGCCAGTGAAAAAATCAGCAGTGAAGCCCTCAATATCATTGTGAATAATTCCCCAGTATTTGTGATAGAAAGTCCCATGAAAGCCATCAGGCCCTGGAGATTTCGTGGCCCCCATCTGAAAAGCAGCATCTTTAATCTCCTCGAGTGTAGTTGGCCTGGTCAAGTCTCTGTTCATGTCATCGGTTACCACTGGTTCAATACAATTCAGGATGGAATTCCAATCTCTGCTCCCACTTGAAGTAAACAGCTCTTTGAAATACTCCTCAAAAGCCCTGCGAACTCCCTTCTGTGATTGTTCCCAGTTGCCATTTTCCCCTTTAATTCTCACGATCTTGTTTTGTCTCCTTCTTTGGATAGTCGCCTGGTGAAAGTAAGAGGTATTGGAGTCGCCATTTTGCAGCCATTTGATTCTGGAGCGCTGCTGCCAGTaacattcttcttttctccATAGATCATTCAACTTGGTCTTAATACGAGAGATATTCTCGGTATTTTCCTCCCAGCTGTGTTGCATGAGGTTTAGTTGGTCCACCAGACTGTCTATTTCGATTTTGTTATTCTTGAATTTCCTTTTACTCCAATCGGTAAGATGGTTCCGACAAGTATGCAGATTCTTCTGCCATTGCGACATCCATGGGCCGCTGAGGCTACTACTCCACGCCCTTTCAATGACCTCCCTACATTCTGGATCATCTGCCCATGAGGGTTCAAACTTAAATTGTCTTTTCCCAAACTTCCCTTTTTCAGTCGTTGAGATAAAAATGGGGCAATGATCAGAACCAATTACTGGGCAATGTAAAACCGTGGTGTCTGGCCATCGAGTTTGCCAGGCTGCATTTGCTAGTCCCCGGTCAATTCTTTCTTGCACAAAGTGTGTGTTCCTTGTGCCTCTCCAAGTAAAACTCGGTCCACTAAACCCCAAGTCAATAAGCTCAGCCTTCGTGGCAAACTCAAGAAGATGTCTGGGTCTTGAGTGGGAAGCAGCAACCCCCCCAGCCTTTTCAAAGTGCCATATGAACTCATTCATGTCCCCTCCACAGAGCCAAGGGTCATTAGTAGCACAGAGTTGGGATCCTAGCCACCCCCAAAAAGCTGGTTTTTGCTCTCTGTAAGGCGTGCCGTAAATCCAAGACACACGACAGTAAGAACCATCGCTTAGACCATGCACCTTAGTATCAATCAGGTTTTCGGAACTAAAAGCAACATCCACATTTATGGACTCATCCCACCAAAGGCTAAGCCCTCCTGCTAAACCATTTGGGGGGACATTATAACCATTTTGGAAGCCCATTCTGCGTCTTAGACGGTCAATTCTGCTGTTCTGCATTTTTGTTTCCATTAAGAAAACAGCAGAGGGTCTGTGTTTTTTTATGAACCCATGAAGGGCTCGAACTGTCAGGTCAGACCCTAGGCCCTGACAGTTCCATAGGAGGTAACTCATGGCTCCCGTGCGGCTGTTTCAGGCCAGCCGCCACCGCCCTGGGAGTCTCCTCCCACTTCATCTGTTGTTTGTTTTCGCACTCTCCCCCAATCTTCAGTTTCAGTAACTTTGACCTCCTGAAGCCTTTCCTCCGAAAATAGATTGCTTCCCAAAGCCTGACCCCTTCTACGATTTGTTCTTCCATAGGCCTTTATTGTCTTTCCTTTTGTCGAGCCCGAGCTTTCTTCATGCTGGGAGCCTTTTGCCTTTTTATCAGGAGATTTGAAATTGCCAACCACTTCTGTTTCAGCAACCCTTTTAAGACCCATGCTAGTAAACATGTTGTTTATCTGGCCCGCCAGCATGGGGGAGGTTTGGTTTAGCTGGGGTCCAAAGGGGTTTGAGAGCACAGGTTCAAGCTGCAAATCGCTTCCAGGCGGCCCATCATCAAATCTGTCTTCTCTGTGGCTTGGGCCTGGTCTGGTCCAGTCAGTTATAAAAGAGGCTGCCTTTATGTTTTGGGCCTTCAGTAACTccattctctcttcttccgAAATGGGTCCCTTTCTGCCTGCAGGTCTGATAAATTCTGAGGGCAGATTAATTTCTTCCAAAGTTACCGTGTTGTTGAAACTTCTTTCTGCTGCCTTCCCCAAAATCTGAGTTGTTTCTCCTTGATTCTTGTCTGTCATGAATGTGTGTCTCGAGGGATTTACAGATCTGCTCAGAACGAGCTGATTTGTTGTGTCTCCAGCGGCCTGAGTTACCACGTGAGTCCCATCAGTTAGCAACGGGTGGAATCTTGAGCCGTGTGTCCTGAGTTGACTTGTCATCTCACAGGTTTGCTCGCGACTTTCAGATACTATATCCTCCCTGATCTCACGCGCATGGTGCACGCGCCGCCCCCTATCATTGGTACGTCTCTGGTTTGGTGTTGTTGCGGCCCTTCGTTCACCTTGCGGCGCCGATATGGGTTTGGGTTGTTCATACAGCTCTCTGATAACTCTGGCTCTCGTCCAAGTACCGTATCCCGCAGCTCCCTCCTCGGCTCTCTCTTGTGGGCACTCGGTGTTGCAGTGTCCCAGTCTGCCACAGTTATAGCAGAAATCAGATAGACGCTCGTACTGCAGTTCTGCCCAAGTTTCGGAGCCATCGCTGCGCGGGAGCCAAAAGCCTGCTGGAAGGGGCTGGGCGGTGTCTATTTCTACTCTGAGACGCAGGAAACCTCTGGCTTGGTTGGGGTTCTCATATTCAACCAGATCTCCAATTTTCCTCCCAATCTTCACAGCATTTTCCTCCGTACATAGATTCAAGGGAATTCCTCGAACTTGTACCCAAAAAGGAACAAGATGGGTATCAATTTCTTCCACTGCCAGCTCCAAAGGCCATCTTCTAACCGAGAAGCAATGACGCATGACAGACCATGGGCCACGCTCCAAGATCTTCCTTGCCATATCCTCATCCTGGACAGAGATGGCAAACAGGTTTTCACGTATCCAGGTGATCTTTGCTTCTCCAAACTCTTGCCATGCCTTTTTCAGGATGTTTTTTATAGCCCCACGATTGGGCATCTTGTTTGCTATTACAGCACCAATCAACTTCGGACCATTTTCCAGTGAGGAGATACCCAAAGATTCCTCAAGTTGGATTGTTAGTTCCTCTGTACTGTGTTGTGCCATGTTTGAGTGGGAAAAGTTCTCTAGTGGGTTTAAAATGAGAGGGAGTAGCTTGAATGCTCTTAGATGGGCATAAGATTTGAAGATATTGATTGTTATGGCGGTGGAAATAGGTATGAGGTAAATCGGGGGATTTAAGAAGCTGATGGGATTGGCTATTGATGATTTTGGTGTGGTTGTTGGCAAAAAGTTAATGTTATTTCCTGGTATGCAGTTTAAGGAACCTAGGCTCCGAGGTTGCTGCTGTGCATTCATGACTTTAGACCTTCAAATGCCAGGGAAATAAAACTGCCCAGGGCTCAAGAAGCAGAGAGCCATCAAGTAATTAACTGAGAAAGATCTCGTAGTGATTGTGTCCTGGTGCCAGGGTTGAAATTAATGGAATTGAGGGTGGGTGTAAGGAGTAAATGAAACAGACAAGTACAGGTTTGGTCGAGGTTTGAGGAACTAAATGCGATGGAGATTGGTTGAGATCTGAGGGACTAAAGCAATGGAGGAGGGATGAGATTTGGTAACTTAATGGATATGGAGCTGGGTTAGGATTTGTGGAACTAAATGCGATGTAGATGGGTTGACAAGCAACAGCTAAGACCAAGCTTAGGGAGAATCACCAGAGACGGTGAGGGAGCTCTCACTGTGGAGAGAATATTTATTGTTTGGTTCTTTGTGTTTTCTGGCAGCAAAGAATTTGCAGTGTGTTTGGCGTTGCGTGTTGTTTCAGATCTGTATGTGCGCGGGGAGTGGAGCCAATCGGAATGCATGACTGCATTTGCACAGATTATCGCGTTTTTTGGTTAAttccttttttctatttttggggTCGACACAAACAATCACATGGCAAAGTGTAATTAGCCTCCTTGTTAATATTAtgccattttcaattttactaCAAATGCGAAAATTGAAACATAATTTGGTGAAAGAAAGCACGTGTTTCTCGTGCGTTTTGCTGATGTATGGCTCTGGAAATTTCTTCTCTTcaattgaattttcttttgtatttaaGTTATAGTGGGGGTACAGTGCGTGAACTAAGTCTAAGTTGTTGATTTGTTTCTATCGGGGATTATGAAGACATGGAAAAGCTTTATACTTATGTCTAAAGAACAATGATGGCACAGTAGCACCCAATGAAAGGGCTAATGATTCATGGTGGCTGAGAGAAAAGGGAAATGATTTCCCACTCTTCAATCCAAGTGAGTTTATAAAGATAACTTTTTTCTCACATTTAGATCATTTAGTTAAAGATATTGTATTGGAAAACTCAACTTGTTGAGCGAGGGGATTGATTCATAACTGAACTCCCTCGTAGGTTAATTATGCGATCAATCTTATAAGAGCAACGTTGTGTACAATAATTTTTCGGAGCATAGGATTTAGGGTAGTAAATAGGCTCTCTTGCAATAATTATGAATAAAGCAATCATGCTTTTGATGATGTATAATGTGCACTACTGAATAGACTCTCTTCACAATTATGGGACAATATATAGCATATTCTTCTCCTTTAGTAAAGTTTAACCATGTGAAGTTGGGTGTTTGGAAGACTAGACCTTAACGCGTAGTGACAATTACAACTGTTTGCTTTGAAAAGTAAATCACTAGACATAGGAAGCATATAGATATAGATAAACAGTAATGCGTGTGAAGTCAAGTGGGGTCGTTGGATTGGGGTTATTGAGATGAGATTATTAAGTTAGAGCCAAGCAGAAAATGACGTTCATCACGTGAAATCGAAGACCAGTCTCTCTATGTCTCCATTCATCCTCCCTCCTTCCTTCCCATGCCCTCTCCATACCTCTCTCTCACACGCTAGATCTCATTCATCTCGGTTGCTGCTTCAATCTCATATGTCTAATATTATAGATGATGGGGCAATACTAGTAtaaatatagttttttttcGTGAAGAATTCAATATCATTATCATATCGAgacattttgtgataaaacctcCCATATGCTGGAGTATGCATGTGGTTAAGTTAGAAATAATATTTGTGTTAGACCAATTAATAGTGGGCATTCGCCTTTTTGAAATCTTAACAATCTTGTTAATAATTTGGGCATGACATGTAAATTAATGTATAATTCACTGTGAAGTCTAACCCAATTTATAACATTTTCTATTGAGATGAGCGATAACATAATAAATTCAATACACACTACAAgaatgctaggactcgaacccaagACCTTTCTTGGATGAGCAATTGCTCAAGTTTTGtttcaaaggaaaaagaggaacTCTTATTACTACGCATACACTTGAGCACgcattttcttttgggctGGTTTGTTGGGCTGCAAACCAAATTTGGCACAGGCTAAGGAGAAGGAGACCCCAGGTCTGACCATCTTTGGGCTCGATCTTAAGCCTGATGTTTGTTTCTAGCCTACCCATATATGTGTCCATAGCTGGTCCAACAGCCTTATTGGATCAACTGCGGCCCAACGTTCAATTTATTTCCAAATGAGCATGTTCAATATTGTAGTATAGCATCCACAATGGACTTCTTAAATCATCtctttagacaaattttagagagaaattggaaaaatacaactccaacaATACTCTttatccacctcctaaaatagggagactctaggagctcctaaatttgaggagagaaaaaggacTCCTAatggctccctataatttaatgctgctttattttatgagtatttcaaacttttaattcatgctaattattattttaaatattttttaatagagatgaccaattaaaaaaaagttataacatttatgactccctaaaatagagagcatgattgaagtttaaattttatggagagctcctaaaataacttttatatatttttagctaaaatttaactgaaaaaatagaaagcatgattgtggatgctctcAGACTGCAagataactttttttaatgGCTTCAAAACAAGAAGGTCTTACAAATTTTAGACCAAATCTccaatttttgttcatttgcgTAGGAGTATTATGTACGGTCATTTTACACCTAATTCAATAAATCTTGGAGACCTAAC comes from Prunus dulcis chromosome 6, ALMONDv2, whole genome shotgun sequence and encodes:
- the LOC117629780 gene encoding uncharacterized protein LOC117629780, giving the protein MSYLLWNCQGLGSDLTVRALHGFIKKHRPSAVFLMETKMQNSRIDRLRRRMGFQNGYNVPPNGLAGGLSLWWDESINVDVAFSSENLIDTKVHGLSDGSYCRVSWIYGTPYREQKPAFWGWLGSQLCATNDPWLCGGDMNEFIWHFEKAGGVAASHSRPRHLLEFATKAELIDLGFSGPSFTWRGTRNTHFVQERIDRGLANAAWQTRWPDTTVLHCPVIGSDHCPIFISTTEKGKFGKRQFKFEPSWADDPECREVIERAWSSSLSGPWMSQWQKNLHTCRNHLTDWSKRKFKNNKIEIDSLVDQLNLMQHSWEENTENISRIKTKLNDLWRKEECYWQQRSRIKWLQNGDSNTSYFHQATIQRRRQNKIVRIKGENGNWEQSQKGVRRAFEEYFKELFTSSGSRDWNSILNCIEPVVTDDMNRDLTRPTTLEEIKDAAFQMGATKSPGPDGFHGTFYHKYWGIIHNDIEGFTADFFTGQAIPKPLNSTQIVLIPKIPNPEAVSQFRPISLCNFSYKILSKILANRLKPHLPSIISPTQNAFVLDRQIQDNILVAHEVFHALKLKKSKKKFEMGVKLDMNKAYDRVEWDFLEKVMQKMGFNAGWIQLVMSCVTTVNFTVVINGQRGGAFSPSRGIRQGDPISPYLFLFISEVLSLLIKNACETDLLQGIKLNSGGPTLSHLLFADDTLIFLKATTQNCQNISRLLQAFCAASGQQVSLTKSNVVFSSNTPSYVRASMCAILGMPDVTDAGKYLGLPTSWGRAKKEALVYVKDRILRKVHGWNQHCLSQAGREILIKSVALAVPAYPMNIFKFPTTLCKEIDSVLAGFWWGQNGDNRKLHWINWDTLGQPKHEGGMGFRNLHEFNLALLAKQCWRILMEPQSLWVKVLKGRYFPNVSFLEAKKSGRTSWAWASLLEGRDILLRGAHWQVMNGAHIRLWVDRWLPNSLNDCPRFHSTETLDRNLRVEAIINRELDEWNLDPIRHAISDSDARAITRIKFGSSRLPDRLIWPMERNGSYSVRSGYHWLHNTECRRRNPRPSSSMAIDPRLWKQIWKADVPPKIRNFMWRALRNCLATSANLHKKKIARSPMCPLCNDHPKTAEHILLLCPWVEPVWFGCSLNLRINHQAVTSFGQWLGNVIEKGKTPQERSRCLTVIAYFCWQIWKDRCKAVLEHISPSPARTTHAASIAINEFLGSLDHGRHQTEHPTLSNDNQQQLWNPPASPFVKVNVDASWNPNSKRVGIGILIRNTHGDFIKGSSIPSVANSAIEAEAQACLEGCKLAAEMGFHQVTFESDCKEIISPLKGPLSNGRWEIYPILSTVRDVLNCFQTYVWTWIPRTANQAADHLAMLAISRMSPEVWVNRPPSSLMHILNKDGLPCPPRST